The following are encoded together in the Balaenoptera acutorostrata chromosome 9, mBalAcu1.1, whole genome shotgun sequence genome:
- the LOC103005179 gene encoding LOW QUALITY PROTEIN: 60S ribosomal protein L7-like 1 (The sequence of the model RefSeq protein was modified relative to this genomic sequence to represent the inferred CDS: inserted 1 base in 1 codon), with protein sequence MAEEEPRKKIPLLPENLLKKRKAYQALKATQAKQALLQRKEQRKGKEIKFKRLEWFLHDSWRQLRDRVRLRRLEVKPHGLEVPDKHSLAFVLCIERINGVSLLVQRTIARLRLNKXFSGVFMQVTPQTIKTLCIVEPYVTWGFPNLKSVRELILKLGQAKVKNKIIPLTDNTVIEEHLGKFGVICLEDLIHEIAFPGKNFQVISGFLSPFQLSVAHHATKNRVGFLKEVGSPGYRAERINQLIRQLN encoded by the exons ATGGCAGAGGAAGAGCCAAGAAAAAAGATCCCTTTGCTTCCAGAAAATCTCCTGAAAAAGAGGAAGGCTTATCAAGCTCTGAAAGCCACCCAGGCAAAGCAGGCGCTTTTGCAAAGGAAggagcagaggaaaggaaaagagatcaAGTTTAAGCGACTAGAATGGTTCCTACATGATTCCTGGCGGCAACTACGTGACAGGGTGCGACTCAGACGACTAGAAGTGAAACCTCACGGCTTGGAAGTGCCGGATAAACATTCCTTggcctttgttttatgcatcgaAAGGATTAATGGGGTGAGTTTACTGGTGCAGAGGACCATTGCAAGACTTCGCCTGAATA ATTTCAGTGGTGTCTTTATGCAAGTAACTCCTCAAACCATAAAAACGCTTTGTATAGTGGAACCTTATGTGACCTGGGGATTTCCAAATTTGAAGTCAGTTCGGGAACTCATCTTGAAACTTGGACAAGCCAAGGTCAAGAATAAAATCATCCCTTTGACAGACAACACAGTGATTGAGGAGCATCTGGGGAAGTTTGGTGTCATTTGCTTGGAAGACCTCATTCACGAAATTGCCTTCCCGGGGAAGAATTTTCAGGTGATCTCAGGGTTCTTGAGCCCTTTCCAACTCTCAGTGGCCCATCACGCTACCAAGAATAGAGTGGGCTTCCTCAAGGAAGTGGGCTCACCTGGCTATCGAGCTGAACGCATCAATCAGCTCATCCGGCAGCTGAACTAA